The following nucleotide sequence is from Pandoraea thiooxydans.
CGCCCGTGACGGGCGGACGGTGGCCGACCTGATGCATTACGGCACCACCCTGCTCGGCCGCGACGATGTGATGGACGGCGTGCCGGAGATGATCCCGGATATTCAGGTCGAAGCGACGTTCCCCGACGGCACGAAGCTGGTCACCGTGCACCACCCGATCCCCTAGGCGGCGTCCCTGCAAAGGCATCCACAAAAAGGAAGATAAATGATCCCGGGAGAACTCATCGCCGCCGACGGCGAGCTCGAACTGAACGTCGGCCGCGCGACGATCGTCGTGACGGTCGCCAACAGCGGCGACCGGCCGGTGCAGGTCGGTTCGCATTTTCATTTTGCCGAAGTCAACGATGCACTGCGCTTCGACCGCGCGGCCGCCCGCGGCTTTCGCCTCAATATCGCCGCGGGCACCGCCGTGCGCTTCGAGCCGGGTCAGGAACGCACCGTGGAGTTGGTCGAGCTCGCGGGCGAGCGCGCCGTCTTCGGCTTCAACGCTCAAGTGATGGGGAGACTCTGAGATGACTGTGCGCATGACGCGCCGCGCCTACGCGGAGATGTTCGGCCCGACCACAGGCGACCGGCTGCGCCTGGCCGACACCGAACTGTTCATCGAAATCGAGCGCGATCACACGATTTACGGCGAGGAAGTGAAGTTTGGCGGCGGCAAGGTAATTCGCGACGGCATGGGCCAATCGCAACGCACCCACGCGGAGGTGGCAGACACGGTAATCACCAACGCGGTGATCGTCGACCATTGGGGTATCGTCAAGGCCGACATCGGCCTGAAGGCGGGCCGTA
It contains:
- a CDS encoding urease subunit gamma, with the protein product MKLTPREKDKLLIFTAALLAERRRARGLKLNYPEAVAFITAALMEAARDGRTVADLMHYGTTLLGRDDVMDGVPEMIPDIQVEATFPDGTKLVTVHHPIP
- a CDS encoding urease subunit beta, yielding MIPGELIAADGELELNVGRATIVVTVANSGDRPVQVGSHFHFAEVNDALRFDRAAARGFRLNIAAGTAVRFEPGQERTVELVELAGERAVFGFNAQVMGRL